The Pseudomonas asiatica genome has a segment encoding these proteins:
- the wspR gene encoding Wsp signal transduction system regulator diguanylate cyclase WspR (signal transduction system involved in biofilm formation) yields the protein MNDLPIEGFTTPNENSAMVLLVDDQAMIGEAVRRGLAHEENIDFHFCADPHQAVAQAVRIKPTVILQDLIMPGLDGLTLVREYRNNPATQDIPIIVLSTKEDPLVKSAAFAAGANDYLVKLPDTIELVARIRYHSRSYLTLLQRDEAYRALRVSQQQLLDTNLMLQRLMNSDGLTGLSNRRHFDEYLELEWRRAMREQQQLSLLMIDVDYFKAYNDSFGHLAGDEALRQVAEAIRGSCSRPTDLPARYGGEEFVLVLPNTSPGGARLVAEKLRQTVLGLGIPHTAPVPDSYLTVSIGLATQTPSIGSHSRQLISAADKGLYQAKNGGRNQVGIA from the coding sequence ATGAATGATTTACCGATCGAAGGTTTCACGACCCCCAACGAGAACTCGGCGATGGTGCTGCTGGTCGACGACCAGGCCATGATCGGCGAGGCGGTGCGGCGTGGCCTGGCCCATGAAGAGAACATCGACTTCCACTTCTGCGCCGACCCGCACCAGGCGGTGGCCCAGGCCGTGCGCATCAAGCCCACGGTGATCCTGCAGGACCTGATCATGCCTGGCCTGGACGGGCTGACCCTGGTGCGTGAATACCGCAACAACCCGGCGACCCAGGATATCCCGATCATCGTCCTGTCGACCAAGGAAGACCCGCTGGTCAAGAGCGCGGCCTTTGCTGCCGGGGCCAACGATTACCTGGTCAAGCTGCCGGACACCATCGAGCTGGTGGCGCGCATCCGCTATCACTCGCGTTCCTACCTTACCCTGTTGCAGCGCGACGAGGCCTACCGCGCCCTGCGCGTCAGCCAGCAGCAACTGCTCGATACCAACCTGATGCTGCAGCGGCTGATGAACTCCGATGGCCTGACCGGGTTGTCCAACCGCCGCCACTTCGACGAGTACCTGGAACTGGAATGGCGCCGGGCCATGCGTGAGCAGCAGCAATTGTCGCTGCTGATGATCGACGTGGACTATTTCAAGGCCTACAACGACAGCTTTGGCCACCTGGCCGGTGACGAGGCCTTGCGCCAGGTGGCCGAGGCGATCCGCGGCTCGTGCTCGCGGCCGACCGACCTGCCGGCGCGCTATGGTGGCGAGGAATTCGTCCTGGTATTGCCCAACACCTCGCCGGGCGGGGCACGCCTGGTGGCCGAGAAGCTGCGCCAGACCGTGCTCGGCCTGGGCATCCCGCACACCGCGCCGGTGCCCGACTCGTATCTGACCGTGAGCATTGGCCTGGCCACCCAGACTCCGTCCATCGGCAGCCATAGCCGGCAACTGATCTCGGCTGCGGACAAAGGCCTGTACCAGGCCAAGAATGGCGGGCGCAACCAGGTTGGTATCGCCTGA
- a CDS encoding hybrid sensor histidine kinase/response regulator, translating into MTPEQMRDASLLELFSLEAEAQTQVLSVGLMALERNPTQADQLEACMRAAHSLKGAARIVGVDAGVSVAHVMEDCLVAAQEGRLRLSAEHIDALLQGTDLLMRIATPGDAGAQATLPVFLAQMANLLDPGAAAVPPAPPAVPALPEAPVQTVQAEPLPLPVEPLEPEPEPEQAPRRKAGKRTGEGTERVLRVTADRLNSLLDLSSKSLVETQRLKPYLATLQRLKRMHGQGMQALDGLRMQLEDSGQSSEVLEALAQTQRLLAETQQILQQQAADLDEFGWQASQRAQLLYDTALACRMRPFADVLTGQSRMVRDLGRSLGKPVRLLVEGDKTQVDRDVLEKLEAPLTHLLRNAVDHGIELPERRLLAGKAEEGVIRLRASHQAGMLSLELIDDGAGIDLERLRSSIVGRALSPADTVARMSEAELLTFLFLPGFSLRDKVTEVSGRGVGLDAVQHMIRELRGSIELTQLAGQGCRFHLQVPLTLSVVRSLVVEVGGEAYAFPLAHIERTLEVSAEEIVQIEGRQHFWHEGRHIGLVAASQLLNRPAGQSQESSLRVVVIREREQLYGVAVERLVGERVLVVMPLDPRLGKVQDISSGALLDDGSVVLIVDVEDLLRSVEKLLSTGSLERIERGSSGARGVARQRILVVDDSLTVRELQRKLLGNRGYDVAVAVDGMDGWNALRGEDFDLLITDIDMPRMDGIELVTLVRRDQRLQSLPVMVVSYKDREEDRRRGLDAGADYYLAKASFHDDALLDAVVELIGGAQG; encoded by the coding sequence ATGACCCCAGAGCAAATGCGCGACGCATCGTTGCTCGAACTGTTCAGCCTGGAGGCCGAGGCGCAGACCCAGGTGCTCAGCGTCGGCCTGATGGCGCTGGAGCGTAATCCCACGCAGGCCGACCAGCTCGAGGCTTGCATGCGCGCGGCCCATTCGCTGAAGGGCGCGGCGCGGATTGTCGGGGTGGACGCTGGCGTCAGCGTCGCCCACGTCATGGAAGACTGCCTGGTGGCCGCCCAGGAGGGCCGCCTGCGGCTGAGCGCCGAGCATATCGATGCCCTGTTGCAGGGCACTGACCTGTTGATGCGCATCGCCACGCCTGGCGATGCCGGGGCGCAGGCGACCCTGCCGGTGTTCCTTGCGCAAATGGCCAACCTGCTCGACCCGGGGGCGGCAGCCGTGCCCCCCGCGCCACCAGCCGTGCCAGCGCTGCCGGAAGCGCCGGTGCAAACCGTGCAAGCCGAACCTTTGCCGCTGCCTGTCGAACCCTTGGAGCCTGAGCCCGAGCCCGAGCAGGCCCCACGTCGCAAGGCCGGCAAGCGCACCGGCGAAGGTACGGAGCGGGTGCTGCGGGTCACCGCCGACCGCCTCAACAGCCTGCTCGACTTGTCCAGCAAGTCGCTGGTGGAAACCCAGCGGCTCAAGCCTTACCTGGCCACCCTGCAGCGCCTCAAGCGCATGCACGGCCAGGGCATGCAGGCGCTTGATGGCCTGCGCATGCAACTGGAGGACAGTGGCCAGAGCAGCGAGGTGCTCGAAGCCCTGGCACAGACCCAGCGCCTGCTGGCGGAAACCCAGCAGATCCTGCAGCAGCAGGCTGCCGACCTGGACGAGTTCGGCTGGCAGGCCAGCCAGCGCGCACAACTGCTGTACGACACCGCGCTGGCCTGCCGGATGCGGCCGTTTGCCGATGTGCTGACCGGCCAGAGCCGCATGGTGCGCGACCTTGGCCGTTCGCTGGGCAAGCCGGTGCGGCTGCTGGTGGAAGGTGACAAGACCCAGGTCGACCGCGATGTGCTGGAAAAGCTCGAAGCACCGCTGACCCACCTGTTGCGCAATGCGGTCGACCACGGCATCGAGCTGCCCGAGCGGCGCCTGCTGGCGGGCAAGGCGGAGGAGGGGGTTATCCGCCTGCGGGCCTCGCACCAGGCCGGAATGCTCAGCCTGGAACTGATCGACGACGGTGCCGGCATCGACCTCGAGCGCCTGCGCAGCAGCATTGTCGGGCGTGCCCTGTCGCCCGCCGACACGGTGGCGCGGATGAGCGAGGCAGAGTTGCTGACGTTCCTGTTCTTGCCCGGTTTCAGCCTGCGCGACAAAGTCACCGAGGTGTCCGGGCGCGGCGTGGGCCTGGATGCGGTGCAGCACATGATCCGTGAACTGCGCGGTTCTATCGAGCTGACCCAGCTGGCCGGGCAGGGCTGCCGTTTCCACCTGCAGGTGCCACTGACCCTGTCGGTGGTGCGCAGCCTGGTGGTCGAGGTGGGCGGCGAGGCCTATGCCTTCCCGCTCGCTCATATCGAACGCACGCTGGAAGTGAGCGCCGAAGAGATCGTGCAGATCGAGGGGCGCCAGCACTTCTGGCACGAAGGCCGGCACATCGGCCTGGTGGCGGCCAGCCAACTGCTCAACCGCCCGGCCGGGCAATCGCAGGAGAGCAGCCTGCGGGTAGTGGTGATCCGCGAGCGCGAGCAACTGTACGGCGTGGCCGTGGAGCGGCTGGTGGGCGAGCGGGTCCTGGTGGTGATGCCGCTCGACCCACGGCTGGGCAAGGTGCAGGACATTTCTTCCGGCGCCTTGCTCGACGATGGCTCGGTGGTGCTGATCGTCGATGTCGAGGACCTGCTGCGCTCGGTGGAGAAACTGCTCAGCACCGGCAGCCTGGAACGCATCGAGCGCGGCAGCAGCGGCGCCCGTGGCGTGGCGCGCCAGCGCATCCTGGTGGTCGACGATTCGCTGACCGTGCGAGAACTGCAGCGCAAGCTGCTTGGCAACCGTGGCTACGACGTGGCCGTGGCGGTGGATGGCATGGACGGCTGGAACGCCTTGCGTGGCGAGGACTTCGACCTGCTGATCACCGACATCGACATGCCGCGCATGGACGGCATCGAGCTGGTCACCCTGGTGCGCCGCGACCAGCGCCTGCAATCGCTGCCGGTGATGGTGGTGTCCTACAAGGACCGTGAGGAAGACCGACGGCGTGGCCTGGATGCCGGCGCCGACTACTATTTGGCAAAGGCCAGTTTCCATGACGATGCGTTGCTGGATGCTGTGGTTGAGCTGATCGGAGGTGCTCAGGGATGA
- the wspF gene encoding Wsp signal transduction system protein-glutamate methylesterase WspF (signal transduction system involved in biofilm formation) yields the protein MKIAIVNDMPMAVEALRRAVALEPAHEVVWVASNGAEAVQRCTEQQPDLILMDLIMPVMDGVEATRRIMAETPCAIVIVTVDRKQNVHRVFEAMGYGALDVVDTPALGAGDPREAAAPLLRKILNIGWLIGQQRSPAARPVATPLREASQRRGLVAIGSSAGGPAALEVLLQGLPAAFPAAIVLVQHVDQVFAAGMAEWLSSAAGLPVRLAREGEPPQPGQVLLAGTNHHIRLLQNGQLAYTAEPVNEIYRPSIDVFFESVARYWTGDAVGVLLTGMGRDGAQGLKLMRQQGFLTIAQDQASSAVYGMPKAAAAIDAAVEIRPLERIAGRLMEFFAK from the coding sequence ATGAAGATCGCCATCGTCAACGACATGCCCATGGCCGTGGAGGCGCTGCGCCGGGCGGTCGCCCTGGAGCCGGCGCACGAGGTGGTATGGGTGGCCAGCAATGGCGCCGAGGCGGTGCAGCGCTGCACCGAGCAGCAGCCAGACCTGATCCTCATGGACCTGATAATGCCGGTCATGGATGGCGTCGAGGCCACCCGGCGGATCATGGCCGAAACCCCATGCGCCATCGTCATCGTCACGGTCGACCGCAAGCAGAACGTGCACCGGGTGTTCGAGGCCATGGGCTACGGCGCACTCGACGTGGTAGACACGCCGGCGCTGGGCGCGGGCGATCCCCGTGAAGCGGCGGCGCCACTGCTGCGCAAAATCCTCAATATCGGCTGGCTGATCGGCCAGCAACGTTCGCCTGCCGCCCGCCCGGTGGCCACGCCGCTGCGCGAGGCTTCCCAGCGCCGCGGCCTGGTGGCGATCGGCTCGTCGGCAGGTGGCCCGGCGGCGCTGGAAGTGTTGCTGCAGGGCCTGCCGGCGGCATTTCCGGCGGCCATCGTGCTGGTCCAGCATGTGGACCAGGTGTTTGCCGCGGGCATGGCCGAATGGCTCAGCAGCGCTGCCGGGCTGCCGGTGCGCCTGGCCCGGGAAGGCGAGCCGCCGCAGCCGGGGCAGGTGTTGCTGGCCGGCACCAATCACCACATCCGCCTGCTACAGAACGGCCAACTGGCCTACACTGCCGAACCTGTCAATGAAATTTACCGGCCCTCGATCGATGTGTTCTTCGAGAGTGTGGCGCGCTATTGGACCGGCGATGCGGTGGGCGTGTTGCTTACCGGCATGGGCCGCGATGGTGCCCAGGGCCTGAAGCTGATGCGCCAGCAGGGCTTCCTGACCATTGCCCAGGACCAGGCCAGCAGTGCGGTGTACGGGATGCCCAAGGCCGCTGCGGCCATCGATGCCGCAGTGGAAATCCGCCCGCTGGAACGCATAGCCGGGCGCTTGATGGAATTTTTCGCAAAATGA
- a CDS encoding tellurite resistance TerB family protein gives MNTRGLLDQLLKSGQDLLASQAGKGSSGKPGTSAGGLGSLLSGAGGGALAAGAMGLLLGNKKARKYGGKALTYGGLAALGVLAYKAYGNWQARQQVAATEPQTVDRLPPAQAELHSQAVLRALVAAAKSDGHIDERERALIEGEFTRLDNDRELQHWLHAELNKPLDPAEVARAAQTPEMAAEMYLASVMMVDQENFMERAYLDELARQLRLDPALRQELESQARLAAGQ, from the coding sequence ATGAATACCCGGGGATTGCTCGACCAGTTGCTCAAGTCCGGCCAGGACTTGCTCGCCAGCCAGGCCGGCAAGGGCAGCTCTGGCAAGCCAGGCACCAGTGCCGGCGGCCTTGGCAGCCTGCTTTCCGGTGCCGGTGGCGGCGCCCTGGCGGCGGGCGCCATGGGCTTGCTGCTGGGCAACAAGAAGGCCCGCAAATATGGCGGCAAGGCCCTCACCTATGGCGGCCTGGCCGCGCTCGGTGTGCTGGCCTACAAGGCCTACGGCAACTGGCAGGCGCGCCAGCAGGTGGCCGCCACCGAGCCACAGACCGTCGACCGCCTGCCGCCGGCCCAGGCCGAGCTGCACAGCCAGGCGGTACTGCGGGCGCTGGTGGCGGCTGCCAAGTCCGATGGCCATATTGACGAACGCGAGCGTGCGCTGATCGAGGGCGAATTCACCCGCCTGGACAACGACCGCGAGTTGCAGCACTGGCTGCATGCCGAGCTGAACAAGCCGCTGGACCCGGCCGAAGTGGCCCGTGCAGCGCAAACGCCGGAAATGGCCGCCGAGATGTACCTGGCCAGCGTGATGATGGTCGACCAGGAAAACTTCATGGAGCGCGCCTACCTGGACGAACTGGCCCGCCAGCTGCGCCTGGACCCGGCCCTGCGTCAGGAACTGGAAAGCCAGGCAAGGCTTGCCGCCGGCCAGTGA
- a CDS encoding methyl-accepting chemotaxis protein, whose translation MKNWTLRQRILASFAVIIAIMLLMIVAAYSRLVTIASAEQAVGTDSIPGLYYSSMIRSAWVDSYVTSQQLVGLSNHREFTSADAELFKSFQDRLKEHMDSYQGTIQDDDDQARFDTFIQMKDAYLKIVDQVLEAYRQRNYAEAQRLITDVLTPAWIEGRKHLNEVIEHNRASADTDTNEIVGAVSTAKGSMIVSLLLAIIAAGICGLLLMRAITAPMQRIVHALDKLRSGDLSMRLSLDRKDEFGAIESGFNEMAEALANLVAQAQRSSVQVTTSVTEIAATSKQQQATATETAATTTEIGATSREIAATSRDLVRTMTEVTSAADQASSLAGSGQQGLARMEETMHQVMGAADLVNAKLGILNEKASNITQMVVTIVKVADQTNLLSLNAAIEAEKAGEYGRGFAVVATEVRRLADQTAVATYDIEQMVREIQSAVSAGVMGMDKFSEEVRRGMFEVQQVGEQLSQIIHQVQALAPRVLMVNEGMQAQATGAEQINQALAQLSDASTQTVESLRQASFAIDELSQVAAGLRGGVSRFKV comes from the coding sequence GTGAAGAACTGGACCTTGCGCCAACGGATCCTGGCAAGTTTCGCCGTGATCATCGCCATCATGCTGCTGATGATCGTGGCCGCCTACTCGCGGTTGGTGACCATCGCATCCGCCGAGCAGGCAGTGGGGACCGACAGCATTCCCGGCCTCTACTACAGCTCGATGATCCGCAGTGCCTGGGTCGACAGTTACGTCACCAGCCAGCAGCTGGTGGGGCTGTCCAATCACCGCGAATTCACTTCGGCCGACGCAGAGCTGTTCAAGAGCTTCCAGGACCGCCTGAAAGAGCACATGGACAGCTACCAGGGCACCATTCAGGACGATGACGACCAGGCGCGCTTCGACACCTTCATCCAGATGAAAGATGCCTACCTCAAGATCGTCGACCAGGTGCTGGAAGCCTATCGACAGCGCAACTACGCGGAAGCCCAGCGGTTGATCACCGATGTGCTCACCCCGGCCTGGATCGAAGGCCGCAAGCACCTGAACGAAGTGATCGAGCACAACCGCGCCTCCGCCGACACCGACACCAACGAGATCGTCGGCGCCGTAAGCACGGCCAAGGGCAGCATGATAGTTTCGCTGCTGCTGGCGATCATCGCCGCCGGTATCTGCGGCCTGTTGCTGATGCGCGCCATCACCGCGCCCATGCAGCGCATTGTCCATGCCCTCGACAAACTGCGCTCGGGCGACCTGAGCATGCGCCTGAGCCTGGACCGCAAGGACGAATTCGGCGCCATCGAAAGCGGCTTCAACGAAATGGCCGAGGCCCTGGCCAACCTGGTGGCCCAGGCCCAGCGTTCGTCGGTGCAGGTGACCACCTCGGTGACCGAAATCGCTGCAACCTCCAAGCAACAGCAGGCCACCGCCACCGAAACGGCCGCCACCACCACCGAAATCGGCGCCACCTCGCGGGAAATCGCCGCCACTTCGCGTGACCTGGTGCGCACCATGACCGAAGTCACCTCGGCCGCCGACCAGGCCTCCAGCCTGGCCGGTTCCGGCCAGCAGGGCCTGGCACGCATGGAAGAAACCATGCACCAGGTGATGGGCGCCGCCGACCTGGTCAACGCCAAGCTGGGCATCCTCAACGAAAAGGCCAGCAACATCACCCAGATGGTGGTGACCATCGTCAAGGTCGCCGACCAGACCAACCTGCTGTCGCTCAACGCTGCCATCGAAGCGGAAAAGGCCGGCGAGTACGGCCGCGGCTTTGCCGTGGTAGCCACCGAAGTGCGCCGCCTGGCCGACCAGACCGCCGTGGCCACCTACGATATCGAGCAGATGGTGCGCGAGATCCAGTCGGCGGTGTCGGCCGGGGTCATGGGCATGGACAAGTTTTCCGAAGAAGTGCGCCGCGGCATGTTCGAAGTGCAGCAGGTGGGCGAACAGCTCAGCCAGATCATTCACCAGGTGCAGGCCCTGGCCCCACGCGTGCTGATGGTCAACGAAGGCATGCAGGCACAGGCCACCGGTGCCGAGCAGATCAACCAGGCGCTGGCCCAGCTCAGCGATGCCAGCACCCAGACGGTCGAATCGCTGCGCCAGGCCAGTTTCGCCATCGATGAGCTGAGCCAGGTGGCCGCTGGCCTGCGTGGCGGCGTGTCGCGCTTCAAAGTCTGA
- a CDS encoding CheR family methyltransferase, with the protein MNEQHFFRFLRERIGLDVESVGAPMVERALRQRCVAVNAADLDDYWLHLQQSMDEQQALIEAVIVPETWFFRYPESFTALASLAHKRLAELAGARPLRLLSLPCSTGEEPYSLAMALLDAGIAPGAFMIDGMDISPSSVAKAGQAVYGRNAFRGSDLGFRERYFDALDEGHLLHERVREQVSLQVGNVLDPALASRDGLYDFVFCRNLLIYFDVPTQQRVFEVLKRLLHPQGVLFIGPAEGSLLARLGMRPLGIAQSFAYVRQEGGGAALATPPVQPLRRTSPAPAKPGYPLPSAASPRPLRVLPVAAKPAPAREHKREEASELLASIARLANAGASEQARAECQRYLGQFAPSAQVYYWLGLLSDTEGDAQQALTHYRKALYLEPQHPEALVHLAALLAAQGDLAGARRLQERAARVGRESER; encoded by the coding sequence ATGAACGAACAGCATTTTTTCCGCTTCCTGCGCGAACGCATCGGCCTGGACGTGGAATCGGTGGGCGCGCCCATGGTCGAGCGTGCGCTGCGCCAGCGCTGTGTGGCCGTGAACGCTGCGGACCTGGATGATTACTGGCTGCACCTGCAGCAGTCGATGGATGAGCAACAGGCGCTGATCGAAGCGGTCATCGTCCCGGAAACCTGGTTCTTCCGTTACCCCGAATCCTTCACCGCCTTGGCCAGCCTGGCGCACAAGCGCCTGGCCGAGCTGGCCGGGGCGCGCCCGCTGCGTTTGCTCAGCCTGCCTTGCTCGACCGGCGAGGAACCCTATTCGCTGGCCATGGCCTTGCTCGATGCCGGTATCGCGCCGGGGGCGTTCATGATCGACGGCATGGACATCAGCCCCAGTTCCGTGGCCAAGGCCGGGCAGGCGGTGTACGGGCGCAATGCCTTCCGTGGCAGCGACCTGGGCTTTCGCGAGCGTTACTTCGATGCCCTCGACGAAGGCCACCTCCTGCATGAGCGGGTGCGCGAGCAAGTCAGCCTGCAGGTGGGCAATGTGCTCGACCCGGCGCTGGCCAGCCGCGATGGCCTGTACGACTTCGTGTTCTGCCGCAACCTGCTGATCTATTTCGACGTGCCGACCCAACAACGGGTGTTCGAAGTGCTCAAGCGCTTGTTGCACCCACAGGGTGTGCTGTTCATCGGCCCGGCCGAAGGCAGCTTGCTGGCGCGATTGGGCATGCGCCCGCTGGGGATTGCCCAGTCGTTCGCCTATGTGCGCCAGGAGGGTGGCGGCGCTGCGTTGGCTACGCCCCCGGTCCAGCCCTTGCGGCGCACATCGCCAGCACCGGCCAAGCCAGGCTATCCGTTACCGAGCGCAGCGTCGCCGCGCCCACTGCGGGTGCTGCCCGTGGCCGCCAAGCCAGCGCCGGCGCGCGAGCACAAGCGCGAGGAGGCAAGCGAGTTGCTGGCCAGCATTGCCCGGCTTGCCAATGCCGGCGCCAGCGAGCAGGCCCGTGCCGAATGCCAGCGCTACCTGGGCCAGTTCGCGCCTTCGGCGCAGGTTTACTACTGGCTGGGGCTGCTCAGCGATACCGAAGGCGATGCGCAGCAGGCACTGACCCACTATCGCAAAGCCCTGTACCTGGAACCGCAGCACCCCGAGGCGCTGGTGCACCTGGCGGCCTTGCTGGCGGCCCAGGGTGACCTGGCCGGTGCCCGGCGCCTGCAGGAGCGCGCCGCACGGGTTGGCAGGGAGTCTGAACGATGA
- the ydcS gene encoding putative ABC transporter substrate-binding protein YdcS gives MSVHKTALLGATACALLANASLQAAEPPKALGPGEGRLDIVAWPGYIERGESDKAYDWVTGFEKETGCKVSVKTAATSDEMVSLMTKGGYDLVTASGDASLRLIAGKRVQPINTALIPNWKNIDPRLQNGGWYVVDKQVYGTPYQWGPNVLLYNTDVFKQAPTSWGVLFEPQNLPDGKPNKGRVQAYDGPIYIADAALYLKAAKPELGIQDPYELSEAQYKAVLELLRQQQPLIHRYWHDATVQMSDVKNEGVVASSSWGYMVNGLKAEKQPVASTIPKEGATGWADTTMLHSEAKHPNCAYKWMDWSLQPKVQGDVAAWFGSLPAVPAACTGSELLGAEGCKTNGFDNFDKIAFWKTPQAQGGKFVPYSRWTQDYIAIMGGR, from the coding sequence ATGTCAGTGCACAAGACCGCATTGCTCGGCGCAACCGCCTGCGCCCTGCTGGCCAACGCCAGCCTGCAGGCTGCCGAACCGCCCAAGGCCCTAGGGCCCGGCGAGGGCCGCCTGGACATCGTCGCCTGGCCCGGCTACATCGAGCGCGGTGAAAGCGACAAGGCCTACGACTGGGTGACCGGCTTCGAGAAGGAAACCGGCTGCAAGGTCAGCGTCAAGACCGCCGCCACCTCGGACGAGATGGTCAGCCTGATGACCAAGGGCGGCTACGACCTGGTCACCGCCTCGGGCGATGCCTCGCTGCGGCTGATCGCGGGCAAGCGGGTACAGCCGATCAACACCGCCTTGATCCCCAACTGGAAGAACATCGACCCACGGCTGCAGAACGGTGGCTGGTACGTGGTCGACAAGCAGGTCTACGGCACCCCTTACCAATGGGGGCCGAACGTGCTGCTGTACAACACCGACGTATTCAAGCAGGCGCCCACCAGCTGGGGCGTGCTGTTCGAGCCGCAGAACCTTCCCGACGGCAAGCCGAACAAGGGCCGCGTGCAGGCCTACGATGGGCCGATCTACATCGCCGATGCGGCGTTGTACCTGAAGGCGGCCAAACCGGAGCTGGGCATCCAGGACCCGTACGAGCTGAGCGAAGCGCAGTACAAGGCCGTGCTGGAGCTGCTGCGCCAGCAGCAACCGCTGATCCACCGCTACTGGCATGACGCCACGGTGCAGATGAGCGACGTGAAGAACGAAGGCGTGGTTGCCTCCAGCTCCTGGGGCTACATGGTCAATGGCCTCAAGGCCGAGAAGCAGCCCGTGGCCTCGACCATTCCCAAGGAAGGCGCGACCGGCTGGGCCGACACCACCATGCTGCACAGCGAGGCCAAGCACCCCAACTGTGCCTACAAATGGATGGACTGGTCGCTGCAGCCGAAAGTACAGGGTGATGTGGCCGCCTGGTTCGGTTCGTTGCCGGCGGTGCCGGCGGCCTGCACCGGCAGCGAGCTGCTGGGGGCCGAGGGCTGCAAGACCAACGGTTTCGACAACTTCGACAAGATCGCCTTCTGGAAAACCCCGCAGGCCCAGGGCGGCAAGTTCGTGCCGTATAGCCGCTGGACCCAGGATTACATTGCGATCATGGGCGGGCGCTGA
- a CDS encoding chemotaxis protein CheW, with translation MNDLQPRAVRAVNAKGALYLQFRIREQRFALSVHEVIEVLPRQPLKPIAKAPAWVAGILAHRGLLVPVVDLAALSFGQPAAQRTSTRLVLVHYRGGLQLGLILEQATETLRCHPDEFQPYGVDSGEAPYLGPVRQDEQGLLQRIEVNDLLPDAVHELLYADDPTGMPT, from the coding sequence ATGAACGACTTGCAACCGCGCGCCGTGCGGGCGGTCAACGCCAAGGGGGCGTTGTACCTGCAGTTTCGCATCCGGGAGCAACGCTTTGCCCTGAGCGTGCACGAGGTGATCGAGGTGCTGCCGCGCCAGCCGCTCAAGCCGATCGCCAAGGCGCCTGCCTGGGTCGCAGGCATCCTTGCACACCGGGGCCTGCTGGTACCGGTGGTCGACCTGGCGGCATTGAGCTTCGGCCAGCCGGCGGCGCAGCGCACCAGTACCCGCCTGGTGCTGGTGCACTACCGAGGTGGCCTGCAGCTTGGCCTGATCCTGGAGCAGGCCACCGAAACCCTGCGTTGCCACCCCGACGAGTTCCAGCCGTATGGCGTGGACAGCGGTGAAGCCCCGTACCTGGGGCCGGTGCGTCAGGATGAGCAGGGCTTGTTGCAGCGCATCGAAGTCAACGACCTGCTGCCCGATGCCGTGCACGAGTTGCTGTACGCGGATGATCCGACAGGGATGCCGACATGA
- a CDS encoding chemotaxis protein CheW has protein sequence MKESAMQLLAEDDAHIDDCWNRIGVHGDKQCPLLERHVHCRNCEVYAAAATRLLDRYALMQDHQAAVAPPVEENTGRSMLLFRLGEEWLALATACLAEIAPLQAVHSLPHQRSRVLQGVANVRGALVPCLSLADLLGVQASAAEQRGGRAMPRMLILAADGGPVVMAVEEIDGIHRLDPLLLGSGQDASHFTAAVLQWRGRSVRVLDDQHLLSAVQRSLS, from the coding sequence ATGAAGGAATCCGCGATGCAATTGCTCGCCGAGGATGACGCGCACATCGACGACTGCTGGAACCGCATTGGCGTGCACGGCGACAAGCAGTGCCCGCTGCTGGAGCGTCACGTTCACTGCCGTAACTGCGAGGTATATGCCGCAGCAGCCACACGCCTGCTCGACCGCTACGCGTTGATGCAGGACCACCAGGCTGCCGTGGCGCCACCGGTCGAGGAAAACACCGGCCGCTCCATGCTGCTGTTCCGCCTGGGCGAAGAGTGGCTGGCGCTGGCCACCGCCTGCCTGGCCGAAATTGCCCCGCTGCAGGCGGTGCATTCGCTGCCGCACCAGCGCTCGCGGGTGTTGCAGGGGGTGGCCAACGTGCGCGGTGCGCTGGTGCCGTGCCTGTCACTGGCCGACCTGCTGGGTGTGCAGGCCAGCGCTGCCGAGCAACGTGGCGGCCGGGCGATGCCACGCATGCTGATCCTGGCCGCGGATGGCGGGCCGGTGGTGATGGCGGTCGAGGAAATCGACGGCATTCACCGGCTCGACCCGCTGCTGCTGGGCAGCGGCCAGGACGCCTCCCACTTCACCGCAGCGGTCCTGCAATGGCGTGGCCGCAGCGTGCGGGTGCTGGACGATCAACACTTACTGTCTGCCGTGCAGCGGAGCCTGTCATGA